In one Streptomyces venezuelae genomic region, the following are encoded:
- the chpH gene encoding chaplin ChpH produces the protein MIKKVVAAVAATGGLVLAGAGIATADAGAQGAAVGSPGVVSGNVIQVPVHVPVNACGNTVSVIGLLNPAFGNTCINK, from the coding sequence ATGATCAAGAAGGTCGTCGCTGCTGTGGCTGCCACTGGTGGTCTCGTGCTCGCCGGTGCGGGCATCGCCACCGCCGACGCCGGTGCCCAGGGTGCCGCCGTGGGCTCTCCCGGTGTGGTGTCGGGCAATGTCATCCAGGTGCCCGTGCACGTTCCGGTGAACGCCTGCGGCAACACGGTCTCCGTGATCGGGCTGCTGAACCCCGCCTTCGGCAACACCTGCATCAACAAGTGA